In Mesoplodon densirostris isolate mMesDen1 chromosome 2, mMesDen1 primary haplotype, whole genome shotgun sequence, the DNA window GACATGCCCTCCTGTGGCTGCAACCCCGTCACATCCTCGGAGAGCGTGCCCCTCCAGGAGGCTTCTCAGACGGACAGGGCTATCGGACAGACCCTGCACTGTTGCATGTGCCCTCCGCACGCCCACAGAGGGCTTCACGTGTCCTAACGTTGCTGCTTTCTCCAGCAGCTTCCTCAGAGAGTGGGTGGCCTTGTCTCCTCTGAATAGAAGCCCCCCGACCAGTGCTGGGCACTTTGCAGGATTCCCCAGGAGGCAGTTAAAAGTGCTTTAGACCTTTGGAAAGTCAGAGCTGGAAGGCCCTGGGGGTCATGGAATCCAGGGGTTCTAAGCTCTGGCATCAGAGTCACCCAGGGGCTGATCCCACCCCCGAGTCTCGGATCCAGCAGGCCCGGGAGGGGCCAGATCATCTGCGCCCCAGGTGATACACCTGGGGGATCACGGAGCGGATGCAACCGCCATGCTGCAGGTGAGGGCCCGTGCCCGCAGTCTCGGGGGACCAGGACTGAGCCACCTCAGGGCTCCTCTTCCCCGCCAGCCACTGTCCTGGCGTCCCTGCCGCCCTGTTAACTGGGGCCTGGGAGCGGGGAGCTGGCTCTGCCTACCTCTACTGGGAGGTTGGGGACTTAGCAGCGTCAAACATCTTCTTGCGGCCCTCCATCCCGGACATGGCCTCCACGTTCTTTCTCCAGTCGCCCACCTCCACAGGCCGCTCCTGTGGGCGGCCACACAGGGGACACTTAGCGCCAGGCCCTCCCTGCGCAGGAGCAGCTGGGTGATGGGAAGTCAGCCTCCCCTAAAAGGTGGGACATCCCAGCCCTCCTTCTCCCAGAACAGGGTGGTGAGGCCTCCCCTGGTCTCCCAGGGCTCCTGGAACGTGCTGCCAGCTGGCGGGGCTCCTGCGGGGCCTGCAGGGCTGGCCGAGGCCGCGTCGGGTGAGGTCGGGGGCTCACCTTCTCCGTGTCCTCCTTTTTCACAGACTTGAGGTTGGCGCGCAGGTCCATGGACACCTTGTGCTTGGAGCCCAGCAGGGCGCGCAGCATGGCGTCGGCCGAGACGCGGACACGCCGCAAGGGGGGGCGCTTGAACTTCCCGCGCAGGTCCAGCACCTTGAGCTTCAGGTCCTTGATCTGCGAGGAGGGGGCAGCTCAGGGTCCCGGGCCCCAGCCAGGCCCCACTTCTCCAGGCTCCAGGCCAGGCCCTCGGGGACGCCCAGACCCACTATCTGTCACCTTGCAAACAGCCACCTCTGTTCTAACCTATTCTATTGGTACAGGGGTGAGTGGCACTCGGAGAGGGAACTCCATTAGCCGTGGCGGCCATGGCGGCCATGCAGGGAAGACAGAAGTGTCATTCGGAAGCCCTGTTTGCAGTGGGACGGGCCACTGCCTCTTATGCCCGCTTCTAACCAGTCCCTTCCCGGTGAGCCTTCAGAGCAGCTCATTGAGGGCACAGCCCTGGCCCAGCAGGATGGATAAACCCCATGTCCGAGCCCCCTGGGGGATTTCCAGGGTGCAACCTCAGGAGGAAATTCTGGGGAGACCCGTGAACCCACAGAGCGTCATTCCTGCTGGGGAgaagtgggaaggagggaagtggCTCCAGTCCCTCCCCCGCCTCTGCTGGAACAGGAGCCCACGCCAGGTCCAGGAGCCCTGTCCCTCCGCGTTCCCCCCACCACACCAGAGCTGGGTCTGGGTGGAGCTGACGCCCTGCGCCCCCTGCTGGGGGAGTGCTGAGTGACTGGAGTCGGGGTCAGAGGCCAGGCCCATGCCAGGTCCCCCTCTGTGTGACCCGGGCCGAGCTTCtcagcctctctgaacctcagcgtCCTCGTCTGTCAGGTGCAGATAAAAGCACCACTTCGTCCACAGGCGTGCAGGGAGGGTCAAAGGGGTTCAGGGAGGGTCAAAGGGCCGATGCACATGAAAGCCATTTGCAAGGTGAGGCGTTACTAACAGGCTGTGGTTATTTGTGTGAGTGAATGAAAGGGGAGACTTCTCTTCCACTGAAGAGCCCACCTCATAGGTTGGAGCAAGTCTGTGCTTTTCATCTGTGTGAAAAGCGTCACCTTCTCTCTGCCCAACTCCAGCCCTGGGGGATGGAGTGCAGGGACCAGAGCTTCCTAAGTGCCACTCCCAGACCCGGCAGTGGGAGGGGGGCCTGGTCCACAACTGACACGTCAGTGCCCACCCGACACCCCCAGACATCACCCGCCACCCACCTGACCTGCACCGGCTGCGCCTACCTCCCCACACACCACCCTGTCCGAGCCAGCCAGCCTGCTCCGGCTGTGCCCCTGCCAACCCCCAGCCCCGGCCCGCCTCCCTGGTGTTGCTACCCTCCAGCCCGGCCCGCCTCCCTGGTGTTGCTACCCTCCAGCCCGGCCCGCCTCCCTGGTGTTGCTACCCTCCAGCCCGGCCCGCCTCCCTGGTGTTGCTACCCTCCAGCCCGGCCCGCCTCCCTGGTGTTGCTACCCTCCAGCCCGGCCCACCTCCCTGGTGTTGCTACCCTCCAGCCCGGCCCACCTCCCTGGTGTTGTGCAGGCACTTGGCCTCGATGTCATATCTCTCCTCGTCCACCACCTCCACCTTGGCGTGCAGGTCCCGGCACAGGTCCTGGGGAAGCAGGGGAGTCAGGAAGGGAGATGAGGGAGCCGCTCAGCCCCCAACCCCCCTTTTCCACCTCCCAGCCGGGGGCCCGGCCCCTCCTCCACCTCGGCAAGACCTGAGCTGTGGAAGGGGCTGGTGGACCCCCTCACTCTGAATGGAagtcctttgttttcctttccgaGGGTACTTATCGCTAAAACATTTTCTTATGATAAAAAGAATGTAAGTTAATtgtagaaattttgaaaattatatattaagcaaaaataataaaataaggggacttccctagcggtccagtggttaagactccgtgctcacaatgcaggggacacgggttcgatggAACTAAGACCCTGCGTGCTGCGCGGTGCagcctaaacaaacaaaaaaacaaaaaaatactactactactactaataaaataggaataattagtgataataattattattatttaattaataataaaataggaaTTATTACCACCAGGCAGTAATAACATAGGTTACCGCCTGGAGGTAACCATCCGTGACATGTTGGTCTACAAAtggtgagacttccctggtggtccagtgggtaagactctgagctcccagtgcagggggcctgggttccatccccggtcggggaactagatcccgcatgccacaactaagaagtctgcatgccgcaactaagacctggcacagccaaaataagtaaataaatgtctttttaaagaaatggtcCCTGACTTACGATGGTTCAGCTTATGATTTTTTTGCCCTTATGATGGTGAGAAAGCAGTACAAATTCAGTAGAAAGCATACTTGGGATTTTGAATTTGAATCCTTCCCAGGCTGTGATGCTCGGTGCTGGGCAGTGCAGCTCCCGGGCAGCCCCGCGCTCATGAGGGTGACCACCCACACACTTAAAACCATTCTGTACCAGACAACCATCTGCTTTCTCATCTTcagtaaattacatgagatattcagcTCTTTGTTATGAAATAGGCTTTTTCTGGTAGTTGATTTCGCCCAACTTTCAGCTACCGTGAGTGGTCCTCACACGGTTAAGCTGGGCCAGGTGAGCTGTGATGTGCGCTGGGTGAGGTGTAGACAGTGCACTTTGGACCTACGACAGTTTCACCTGACGCTGCGCTTCTTGGGACATAACCCCATCGTAAGTCAAAGGAGATGTGTATTTCCTTCCGGGCCCTTCACTCTGCAGTCACTGGTGTTTAAACTCTTATCAGTGTTATAACAACATTAAAGGCCTATTTGCAGGGGAAGGACGGGCAAGTCTGGAGAAGTGGGCCCTCCCGAGCGTTGCCCAGCTCCCCGCTCTGCACCGTCACGCTACTCTGATACACGACCTGGCCCTTGCTCAGCCCCCCCCAACAAGCAAGCCCCTTCTCCCTGCTGAGGCTCCCTTCCCACTTGTAAAATGGGACCCAACGCCCCACCCCAGCCCGACCTCGCCACACGGCGTTGTGAAGACTAATGAGACCAGGTAAGGGGGAGCCACTTGTAAAGGACAGAGCTTCCAGCCCAGCCAGTCAGAGCCGCTGCCGCTGGCCTGCGGTCCGCGGCCGGGagcccctctccctgcccacctGCAGGGCGCTGAGCGACAG includes these proteins:
- the TNNI1 gene encoding troponin I, slow skeletal muscle; translation: MLAKAKECWEQEHEAREAEKKRYLAERISPLQTRGLSLSALQDLCRDLHAKVEVVDEERYDIEAKCLHNTREIKDLKLKVLDLRGKFKRPPLRRVRVSADAMLRALLGSKHKVSMDLRANLKSVKKEDTEKERPVEVGDWRKNVEAMSGMEGRKKMFDAAKSPTSQ